A region from the Medicago truncatula cultivar Jemalong A17 chromosome 6, MtrunA17r5.0-ANR, whole genome shotgun sequence genome encodes:
- the LOC112418351 gene encoding serine/arginine repetitive matrix protein 1-like: MAGNGASFEIRNEIRIPQRDGMTSSASPVGTLRKEPAQIVPLQQRPLQGPPQPTETPDDTTPTSALVNNLLRKVQRQTSLIDEQNRRLMDHEQTRQLVRTKQTPFPVRSSRGRSPRQSRFRSLRHSVRVMSLSYTRRSTRRRSPRRSPPRRSPLRRSPPRRSPPRGSPPRRNKRSWLSSSSEDTRDARNDRNAYGPFTRRI; the protein is encoded by the coding sequence ATGGCTGGCAATGGTGCTAGCTTCGAGATACGAAATGAGATACGCATCCCTCAACGGGATGGTATGACATCCTCAGCTTCACCCGTGGGCACACTCAGAAAGGAACCAGCACAAATAGTTCCTCTCCAGCAAAGACCTCTGCAGGGTCCTCCACAACCTACAGAGACACCTGATGATACCACGCCAACTAGTGCCCTCGTCAACAACCTGCTACGCAAGGTTCAACGACAAACATCGTTAATCGACGAACAGAATCGACGCCTGATGGATCATGAGCAAACGCGCCAACTAGTTCGAACCAAACAGACTCCTTTCCCAGTACGTAGCAGCAGAGGAAGGAGCCCTCGCCAATCACGTTTCAGATCCCTCCGACACTCAGTAAGAGTCATGTCTCTGAGTTACACCAGAAGATCGACGAGAAGGAGGTCACCCAGAAGATCTCCTCCTAGGCGATCTCCCCTTAGAAGATCCCCTCCTCGCCGGTCTCCTCCAAGGGGATCTCCACCAAGGCGTAACAAGCGCTCTTGGTTATCCTCTAGCTCTGAGGATACTCGTGATGCCCGGAATGACCGTAACGCTTACGGCCCATTCACACGACGCATCTGA